CCCGCGTAAAAACCTTCCCTTTGCGCTGATGACTGGAGCGCTGATAATTACAGTTTTCTATGTGTTAATTCAGGTTGTTGCAATCGGGACACTTCCTGATTTGGCTACTTCAGATAAGCCTTTGGCAGATGCAGCATCCCGAATTATGGGTTATGGTGGAGGCTTATTTATTACGATTGGTGCGATAGTTTCGATTTTGGGAACCTTGAATGTTCAGATTCTGAGTGGCTCCAGGCTGCCCTTTGCGCTCAGCGAATCCAAGCAATTCCCAAAGATCTTTTCCTTTGTTCATCCCCGATTTCGTACGCCAACAGTAGCAGTTATATTCTTTGCCATTCTGATTATCATCGTGGCCACAGTCTGGGATTTTATGGGTTCGCTGGCGATCTCTGTCATCGCAAGATTGCTGATTTACCTCTTGGTTTGCGGAGCTTTGATTCGCTTGCGCAAAAGTCAGCCTGATGCAGATTACTACAAGTTAAAGTTTGGAATCCCACTTGCGATTGCTGGAATGGCCGCTACTATCTGGCTTTTGAGTAGCACTCAACTAGAAGAAATAACGGACATGGCACTTTGGACTGGGTTAGGCTTTGTGATTTACGGAGTGCATAAGGTTTTTTCGAAGAGAACTACTTAAGGGAATGGTTGCTTGGGGACATGGTTTTTTCCTTCGCGAGTAATTGCCGATATTTTGCATATAAACCCAGCTCAATCTATTCATGAAACTTCTACTCAAAGTTGTCTTTGGCTCACTCTTACTTTTTTCTGCCTGTCAGCCCAAAACAGCCGAAATCGATTATACCGATTGGTCTCATTATGGAGGTCCGGCGGATGGTTCTCGATATTCGGCATTGACTCAAATCAACAAAGAAAATGTCTCCCAACTCGAAGTGGCCTGGACCTACAAAACCGGTGATGCCACTGCCAGTTCTCAGATTCAATGTCAGCCGATTGTGGTGAATGGTCTGCTTTATGGCTCTACTCCCAAGTTGAATGTGTTTGCTTTGAATGCTTCAACAGGTGAAGAAGTCTGGAGATTCGATCCATTTCAGGTGCTGGGAGGAGAGAATTCCTGGGCTGGCACCAATCGTGGGGTGAGTTACTGGGAAGATGGCGATGATAAGCGGATTCTCTTTGGAGCTGGGAATTGGTTGATGGCAGTGGATGCAGAGACAGGTGAGCCGATTCTGAGTTTTGGAGATGAGGGGAAAGTCGATCTTCGCAAAGGATTGGATACCGAGAGGGAGGATTTTATGATCGTAGCCAATGCTCCTGGAGTGGTCTATGGGGATTTGCTGATCATAGGAATGCGACTATCCGAAGGCTTGGATGCTGCGCCTGGTCATATCCGTGCTTACAATATCAGAACTGGGAAGCGGGAATGGATTTTTCATACCATTCCTCAGGAAGGCGAACCAGCCTATGAGACTTGGGATCCGGCTACTATCAAACAGATTGGCGGTGCCAATAACTGGGCTGGAATGACCGTGGATCAGGAGCGAGGGATTGTCTTTGTGCCCACTGGGTCGGCTACCTATGATTTTTGGGGTGGCTATCGCAAAGGAGATAATCTCTATGCTAATTCCCTGATTGCATTAGATGCTCAAACGGGAGAACGTATTTGGCACTTTCAGGCTGTGCACCATGATGTCTGGGATCGGGATTTTCCTGCAAACCCTAATCTGATTAGAATTCAAAAAGACGGGAAATGGATAGATGCAGTGGCCCAGATTTCCAAGCAAGGAATGACGTATGTTTTTGATCGTGCCACTGGAGAGCCTGTCTGGCCTATTGTGGAAACTGTAGTTACGCAATCTGTCATGCCTGGTGAGTTCACATCTCCAACTCAACCCATTCCTACTTTGCCGAAGCCATTTATGAATATGGTGTTTGATGAATCCAGTATTCTGAGCCTTAAGCCAGAATGGGAAGCCGATATCAGAAATCAACTTGAAGGAGCGATCTATGGTGATACTTGGGCACCACCTCACCCGGAGAAACCCATCGTACTTTTCCCCGGAATGGACGGAGGTGGAGAATGGGGCGGAGCTTCCTTTGATCCTGAAACGCAGACTTTCTACGTAAATGCCAATCAGATTCCCTGGGTTATCGGAATGACTCCCAATGCAGATTTTGAAAATGTAGGCAAGTCTGTTTACACAAATTACTGTGGCAATTGCCATGGGCTAGATCGGAAAGGAAACTTGCCAACAATTCCGAGTTTGCTAGATGTGAAGGAGAAATTTACTTATGATTCACTCGATCTTTTGCTTCGCAAAGGTAGAGGTGCGATGCCGGCTTTTGATCATATTTCTACGGAAAACAGAAAAGTGATCTTGGAGTATTTGCTGGACAAAGTACCAGACGAAGGGGATAAGCAGGAAATGGATGGAGGTAAAACCCAACTTTTTCCCCGCTACTATATGGATGGCTATAAAAAGTTGGTGACAAAAGATGGACTTTATGGATCAAATCCACCTTGGGGTCTTTTGACTGCGATCGATATGAGCACGGGCAAGAAAAAGTGGCAGGTCCCACTGGGAGAAATCGATTCCCTCACTGCGCAGGGTTTTGCCCCCACAGGCACTGAAAACTACGGTGGGCCGGTGGTAACAGCGGGAGGAATACTTTTTATAGCTGCCACCAAGGATGAGATGATCAGAGCTTTTGACAAGGAGACTGGTGAGGTCTTGTGGGAAGCGAAACTCCCCGCTTCTGGCCATGCTACTCCTGCAGTCTATGAAATGGATGGCAGGCAATTTCTTGTGATCGCATGCGGAGGAGGAAAAGGTACCAAAAGTGGAGACGCTTATGTTGCTTTTGCGCTACCTGAGCTGTAATTAACCTTTATAATACATAGATTTTTTGTCCCCTAGTCCATCAATAGAAAACCTGCCGGCGCCAAAAATTAGGATGGTAATGAACACTACAGCATAGAGTAATGGTAGCTCTTTTCTGCCAAATGGATCTGCTGCATGAGCTATCAGCACTGCTGTAAGCATAGTGATGATTAATGGGATGGCTGCTAATCGGGTTTTGAATCCTAGAATGACAAGAATGGCACATACAAATTCAGCAAATACGGCCAGAGAAAGTGAAACTACCGGACCAAGCCCCATGAAATCCATGAACTTAATAGGTTCATCTCCAAAGAGCCGTAACAGCTTGGGGTATCCATGGGTCATTATCATGGCTCCAGCTCCAAGTCTCATGATCAATAGTCCAATATCTTCTATTACTGTCTTTTTCATATCAGGAATTATTTTTAGGGGTTCAACCTAAAATATGAATTGTAAAAGTATTTCTTAAGTATTTTTTTATAATCTGTGCCATTTAATGATAACTAGAGCAAAAAAAAGGCAACCATCACGGTTGCCTTTGATATTTTGGGTATGTTGCTAGCTTATTTTCCTTTTTTATTGATCATCGTCATTACCGTCTGACCTATTACTTTTAAGTCAGTCAGTAAATTTACTTGAGATAAGTATTTTAGATCTAGCATCATTCGCTGGCACATCTCCTCTACAGTTTCCGCATAGCCATAATCTACCTGACCTATGGAAGTGATTCCTGGTCGGATAGTTAATAGTTGCATATAGCTAGGCTGCTTGGCCACTATCTGTTGGATGAAATGTGCACGCTCTGGTCTAGGGCCAACTACCGACATATCTCCCATCAATACATTGAAGAATTGAGGCAGCTCATCCAAATGGGTTTTTCTCATGAAATTACCCCATTTTGTAATCCTGGGATCATTATCGGTAGTAAGCTGTGGGCCATTTACCTCAGAATCCACGATCATACTTCTGAACTTCAGGATATAAAATGGCTGTCCATTTCTACCGATTCTTTCCTGCTTGTAAAAAACCGGACCTTTTGAAGTCAATTTGGTGATAGCCATTAATGTTAGGAAAACAGGTAATCCTGTAAGAATTGCAAGGGAAGAAAATAAGATGTCAAATGTTCTTTTTGCAAATCTTGTCGTTACTTCTATGCCCTCATTCACTCGTTGTGATACAGTGCTTCTTGAAATGTTTGTCAGCGAATAAAGGTCAGGGATTATGCGCCCCGACTGGTAGCCTTTGAAAACAATTTCTTGTTGATGTGTGGAGTTAGGTATCATTGGTTTAATTTTTTAAGTCAAATACTGTGGTGCCTGACATAATCCAATAGGGATGCCAAGCAAAAACACGCCTATATTGGCTGTTTGAGAGCTTTTTCGGAAACTGTTAACATTTATTATGTGGAGGCTGTCCACACATTGAGAGAGATTTTACCTGAGGAAAATGTCAGGCACGGCTCCAGTAGGCCTTGGTCATAGAGCATGACTTGCGAAGTCCGACTGGGAGGGATTGGTAGTGCAGTCCCAGTTTGTAGCCAACCAACTTGGCTCCAGTAGCGATTAGGCATTTTGGAACTAATAGAGGGTTGTGTTTAAAAGTGTATTTGAGTTCTGATTTGAGATACTTGAATCCTTCACTTTCTGCCCTGCCAAAGTGTTCGAAAATCCATTGGTTATTGACGTGGAATACTCCGATGTCAAAATACCGCTTGAATTCTTCAATGGCAGAATAATCATGTGAGTGGTGTATTTTGGAGTTCGAAAGGTACGCCATTTTCCATCCATCCAACAACATTTTACCTGCAATTAATACGTCTTCCCCCAAAATAGAGCCTGTTGGGAAGCCATTGACCTTAAAAAAGGCTGTTTTTCTATAGGCAGCAAAAGAATTGGAGCAGGAGATTGTCCTAATGCCATAGCGGTCAGCGTCTTCCAGGCTCTTTATTTTGGACTCCGCTGGATAGTTGAAAAGTCGCGCATGGGTCTCCAGAACCTTGGCGTTTTTGTGCGGAAGTTGCCGGCCATAGACCATTCCGAGCTCAGGATTTTTTTCCAAAGCTTCCACCATCACCCTGATCGCATTGGGATCTGCGAGGATCGCATCTTGGGTAAGAAATACAAAAATATCCGCATCCGGAAAGGTCTCCGCTGCCATTTGCCGAGTACCTCCATGATCAAAGTCTTTCTTATCAATCTGAATCAAATCACAAGTTTCCTCATTGATCAGGTTCAAGGTGCCGTCAGTCGAGCCAGAGTCTATGATGACAAATCTTGAAATCGGATGATTTTGCATAGCAATGCCAGCGAGTACCTCTTGCCAGATTTTGCCTGCATTTAGCGTGGGGATAAAAAGATTGACTTTCATTGCTCAGAGGTTAATTGCCAGAGATATCTACTACTCCATAATTGGCTGTTCCGGTGACCATTTTTTCATTCGATACGCTGGCTTTCCCTTTTCCTACGAATAGTACCGTTTCTGTATTGGCTATGCCCCGATATTCATTTCCTTCCAAAATTAGATTATCGGGATAATGACTTCGAAAAGCCTGGTTTTCCTTTCCTCCGGCTATGGAAGTTACCTTGTTGTTTTTCACGACCAGTTCTTTTGAGTTGTCGTCAAAAATGGCTGTGTTGAAAGATTTGATCTGATTTCCTATGATCTGGACGTTTTTAGCGGTCTTCCTGAGAATAACGGCTGAGGAATTCTGACTTAGAATCTCATTGTTTTCAATCCGTGCGTTGTCCGCTTTCGTGATTAGAATTGTGGGATTTTTCGATGAGTTTTCGATTTTATTTCCAATCAATTCCACTTTACCCTCCAAATTCAGGTTGAAGTTGCCATGAGAAAAACTGTTGTTTTCCACAATAAATTCTTCGACCTGGATTCCATTCGGAAGTGAAAGAGAACCCAGCTCATTACTCTTGAGATGAATTTTCTGCGCTTTAGTATTCGCGATCAAATTGATACTGCTGAACCTGTTTTCTTCAAGTACCAATTCATCCAAATCCAATGTAATTTCCACCTGATTATCAGCCCAGTTTCCCTTCCCAAGGATCACTCCGCAGCTTTCTACATAGATAGCCGGACGGTTATTTCGATAAGCTTCATTTTTATAAATCAGCACATTGGACACATTGATCAGTGTCGCGATTCCTGAACCGTCTGGAGTAGATTCTCCTTTCACAAATCCATTTCCGCAAGTGATATTTTCGGTGATCAGGCATGCTATATCCTTCGCTTTTTCCTTGGATCGGTTATTAATATCGATGGCATCAGAGGCGTTTTCGTCCAGTACATTATGGGAGAAATAGTAATCTTTTTCTTTGCCAGAATCTCCAAAAGCCACCTGAATCCCCGACATTCCATTGTGATGGATGACATTGTTCAGTACTTCCACCTTTCTGCTTCCATGGATAAAAACACCGTTTTCACCGTTTTGGTAAACCTCAGAATCATGAATGGAAACGGTATTGCTGGATAATATACGCACACCTGTTCCCGGTTGATAGCTGTGGGTTTCTGCTCTCGGCATGCCGAAATGATGGATTTTAGAATTCGCGATTTCCACCCCACTACACTGAAAAGTCATGATCCCAGGATACGCTCTTAGTTTGGTGGAATCCCCGGTTAGTTCACTGTCATAAATTCGGATCTGATGGCTTTTCAGAAGGTAGATTCCCTCATTTTTTGATTCTCCTTTCAGTGAAATACTGATATTTCTAACTTCCTGTCCTAAAATCAAAGGGTTGGGGGAATTCTGTTTTTCTATAGAGTATTGTCCGTCTTTGGCAGACTCGTGATGTTTGATGGTTCCTTCAGACTGAATATTCACCCCAGATTTTAGAAGGATTGTTCTGACCAAATAAGTGCCCTTTGGCAAAAACACCGTATCTCCTTCCCTCGCTTGGTCGATCACACCTTGGATTGCATCTGTCTGATCATTTTCAGATGCTGCCAAAACTCCCTTATCAAGCACATTGATTTTCTTCCCAGGCTTTAAGGAATCGCTTTGACAAAAGCCAGCTAAAGGCAATGCAAGCAGCATTAAAAAGAAGAATTGGATATTTCTGATCATGTAGGAGAATGCTTTTAACCTAAAATGGTTTCCCATGTTTCTGCAGCTGTTTTCTCCCAGCTGAATTCCTGCGCCCGTGCCAGACCTTTCACCATGCAATCCACATAGAATTCCTCTTCATTCACCAGTTTTTCAATGCCTGAAGCCATCGCGGAAAGGTCCGTGGGATCCACGCAAAGTGCCGCTCCTCCGGCCACTTCAGGAAGAGAGCTGGTATTGGAAGTCAAGACAGGTGTGCCAGAGGCCATGGATTCTATGATCGGCAAGCCGAAACCTTCCATCAGGGAGGCAAACAAAGTTGCATGGGCGCCTTTGTACAGTTTGGGTAAATCTTGTTCCTCGATAAAACCCAAAAACCGAACCCTTTTTTGAATTCCTAGACTGCCAATCAGTGAATCAAGTTCTGGGTCACTGTTTCCGGACAGGAAGAACATGAAATCATTTGGGATTCTGGCTTTCGCAAAAGCAGTAAGCATGGCGGGAACATTCTTGTTTTTGCGTCTATTTCCAACATAAAGAAAGTAAGGTCTCGCACTTTCGAATTCTTCTTCATTATGGAGGAAATGATTGTCTATTCCATTGTAAATCACTTTTATCAGTTCTTCAGGAATGTTCAGGAGTTCTACCAGCTGGCTTTTGCTGAAATGCGAAACGGTTATAATTTTCTTGGCTTTTGGCGCTAGCCTCGCAATGATCTGCTCATAGTAAATTTTGTGCAGCTTCGAATAGTAAAACAAATGCATCAAATCATGCACTGTAAAAATGAATGGAGTTTTGGAAAAAGCCGGAGGCATAAAAGAAGGACTGTAGAAAACCTCCGCACTTGACTTCTTAATCTCCTCACCCAGCATCAAAGGAGACAGCAAACTTCCCAAGCCCATTTTGCTTTGCACAAATTCACAGGATGCTTCGGCGGGAGCATGCTTCATGACCTCCTGATACAGCCTGCCGATTCCGGTATTTCCTGCCCAGCGACTATCAATCAATATCTTTTTCTTTCGATTCATAGGCCGATTTTTATGGTTTTGAAGTTGATTTCCTTTAAGGAGCTGATTAGAAAAATCAGGCAGAAATACATGATCACATCGTTGTCATAGCCGGAATAGAGAATCATCATAATCGCCAGGATAGGAAGAAAAAGTGCGACCCAAAGACGTGGATTATCAGTTTTGCGCCAGCATTCCTGTATAAACCAGATTAAAAAAGCTACGAAGGAAATAAAGCCGACAATGCCCATCTGTAGATAAGTGGACAAAAACGTATTATGAATGTGAGATTCTCCTCGGTAAAAATCAGCATAAGTTTCAAGGAAATCAGGGGCACTGAGGAAGCCATTTCCTAATGGAGATATTGTTTCGAAATGCTCGAAGAATGCCTTCCAATAAACCAGTCGGATGCCCATTCCATCATTGGATGAAGTCAAAGAATCTACTCTTAGTACATTTTGGAGGACAAATGGGAGTGAGATGGCGATCAGAATTACTAGTCCAATTTTCCATTTCTTATCCACAGAAAACCAAATGAGCAGGAAAACTCCAATCAATAACGCCACAATTGGAGTTCGGGAAAGACTGAGAAAAGCCACCAGAAAAACAAAGACAATTCTCCAGATCGATAGCTTATTTTTCAGAACTATAGGGATAGCTATGAATGAAAAACCCATTAAGGCAATGCGAGCTCCGAACATGTTTTTGTCATCAAGTCCCCAGTAAAAAAGTGTATCTCTATACAAAGCACTTGCTTCTCCAGAAGAGTCACTGCCTAGAATTAAGCTGAAATCGTAAGCTTGATGATAGATCAAAAGCTGCACGAGGGAAAGGGCCAAGACTACCAGAAGAACCGTGTCCAGTTTATTGATTAGAGCTTCATTTTCCCTTGAGCCAAGCCAATTGATTGCGAAAAAGAGAAAGGAGAAATTGATGACTAATTTAATGATATTGGTCAGGGCAAGTGGTTCGCCCGGATAGTTGATCAAATAGCTGATTACTGCGTAGGTGCTAAAAACAGCCAGAGCTATAGACCAGTTTGGAAATTTTATCTGTGGAGTTTCTCTGTAAAAAAAGAAGGAGCTAACTAGGAAAATCACTGGATAAACTTTTACCGGTAAGAACATGGAAATCAGCGAAAGCAAAAACAGCGTCTCAGCAATGGATATAGCTTTCCATTGATTTCCTTCAAGGACTGAGGTCTGATTTGTTAATGTGATTTCCGGTGTGCTCATTTGGAAATAGCTGTTTGAGATTTTTTCAAAGCCTGTTTCAAAACTGTCTCGTATTCTCCGATCAGACGATCAGCATCTAAAATTGGTGCCACAGATTCCCGTGCCACCTTACTAAACAGATTGTATAGCTCGGGTTCAAAATAAATCCGACGCATCGCAGCGCCTAAGGAATCCGATGAATGGTCAAAGCAATAAAGTCCATTGACTCCGTCTTTCACAGTTTCCTGAAGTCCGCCTCTTTTGTTAGCGATCACAGGGACGTGGTTTGCCAGCGCTTCGATTGCTACCATTCCCAAGGGTTCCTCCCAAAGAGAAGGCACAATGAGCACATCAATGTTTGCTAGAAATTCAGTGGAGTTCACGTAGCCTACAAACTCAATTGCAGAGCCGGATGACAGAACTCTGAGATGTTGCTCGTAAGCTTTATCTCCCTTTCCTGCTATGCTCAAGCTAGCTCCGAAGTCCAGCATTTTGAATTGTTCGATCAGCCATTCCAATCCTTTTACCTTAGAAAGTGTCCCCAAATAGCCAAAACGAATGGGTTGTTCGGTTTTCCTAGGCCGTTTTGGAGAAGGATTTGGAATTGTTCGCGTATTGTAAATAATGTTTTTAGAAGCGTTTGAAAAGTAGCCAAAGTCAATAAAACGCTGCAAAATGCTATTGCTGATACCTACAACTGCTGAGACTTGCTTTGATTTTTCTGCATGATTGCTCCGCAAAAGCTTACAGCTGAAGCACTGGTTTTCGCAGGTTTGCTCGTTTTTAAACATGTTGCTGTTTGGACAAAGCAAATACAAATCATGGAGCACTTGTACGATAGGAATTCCTGCTTTGGCTATGGGTTTCCATACTTCAGCAGACCATCCGGCAAGGTTGTGACAAGAGACAATATCGGGGTTTTCAGTGTCCAGAATTTCTTTTACTACCGTAGCCATTTTTTCGTTGGACTGATCCTGATAGTGCCAATTGAGTCTTGCTAGCTTGTTTTTCTTGGCCTTGGAATATGGCCAGTAGGCATTTTGCAGACCTGCTCTGTAGACCTTTACTCCATCAACCTGCTCGGTTTTTACCCCTTTTTCAGGCATCAAACTC
This genomic window from Algoriphagus sp. TR-M9 contains:
- a CDS encoding APC family permease — encoded protein: MLKRGIRRWDLVFLIINSVIGAGIFGLPAKAFALSGPYSLLAFGVCAVVMLVLILVFMEVSSRFDRTGGPYLYIKEAFGNIPAFAVGWVLMLTRLFSYATLVNLLVIYMSFFSPVFQEEWLRILMIVGITGVLTGINLLGIKDSTRTTNLLTISKLVPLSLFILVGLFFLSGEAFDFSSPPEMPEFANSALLLIFAFGGFEAGLVISGEVENPRKNLPFALMTGALIITVFYVLIQVVAIGTLPDLATSDKPLADAASRIMGYGGGLFITIGAIVSILGTLNVQILSGSRLPFALSESKQFPKIFSFVHPRFRTPTVAVIFFAILIIIVATVWDFMGSLAISVIARLLIYLLVCGALIRLRKSQPDADYYKLKFGIPLAIAGMAATIWLLSSTQLEEITDMALWTGLGFVIYGVHKVFSKRTT
- a CDS encoding outer membrane protein assembly factor BamB family protein, with the protein product MKLLLKVVFGSLLLFSACQPKTAEIDYTDWSHYGGPADGSRYSALTQINKENVSQLEVAWTYKTGDATASSQIQCQPIVVNGLLYGSTPKLNVFALNASTGEEVWRFDPFQVLGGENSWAGTNRGVSYWEDGDDKRILFGAGNWLMAVDAETGEPILSFGDEGKVDLRKGLDTEREDFMIVANAPGVVYGDLLIIGMRLSEGLDAAPGHIRAYNIRTGKREWIFHTIPQEGEPAYETWDPATIKQIGGANNWAGMTVDQERGIVFVPTGSATYDFWGGYRKGDNLYANSLIALDAQTGERIWHFQAVHHDVWDRDFPANPNLIRIQKDGKWIDAVAQISKQGMTYVFDRATGEPVWPIVETVVTQSVMPGEFTSPTQPIPTLPKPFMNMVFDESSILSLKPEWEADIRNQLEGAIYGDTWAPPHPEKPIVLFPGMDGGGEWGGASFDPETQTFYVNANQIPWVIGMTPNADFENVGKSVYTNYCGNCHGLDRKGNLPTIPSLLDVKEKFTYDSLDLLLRKGRGAMPAFDHISTENRKVILEYLLDKVPDEGDKQEMDGGKTQLFPRYYMDGYKKLVTKDGLYGSNPPWGLLTAIDMSTGKKKWQVPLGEIDSLTAQGFAPTGTENYGGPVVTAGGILFIAATKDEMIRAFDKETGEVLWEAKLPASGHATPAVYEMDGRQFLVIACGGGKGTKSGDAYVAFALPEL
- a CDS encoding DoxX family protein encodes the protein MKKTVIEDIGLLIMRLGAGAMIMTHGYPKLLRLFGDEPIKFMDFMGLGPVVSLSLAVFAEFVCAILVILGFKTRLAAIPLIITMLTAVLIAHAADPFGRKELPLLYAVVFITILIFGAGRFSIDGLGDKKSMYYKG
- a CDS encoding sugar transferase, whose product is MIPNSTHQQEIVFKGYQSGRIIPDLYSLTNISRSTVSQRVNEGIEVTTRFAKRTFDILFSSLAILTGLPVFLTLMAITKLTSKGPVFYKQERIGRNGQPFYILKFRSMIVDSEVNGPQLTTDNDPRITKWGNFMRKTHLDELPQFFNVLMGDMSVVGPRPERAHFIQQIVAKQPSYMQLLTIRPGITSIGQVDYGYAETVEEMCQRMMLDLKYLSQVNLLTDLKVIGQTVMTMINKKGK
- a CDS encoding glycosyltransferase, producing the protein MKVNLFIPTLNAGKIWQEVLAGIAMQNHPISRFVIIDSGSTDGTLNLINEETCDLIQIDKKDFDHGGTRQMAAETFPDADIFVFLTQDAILADPNAIRVMVEALEKNPELGMVYGRQLPHKNAKVLETHARLFNYPAESKIKSLEDADRYGIRTISCSNSFAAYRKTAFFKVNGFPTGSILGEDVLIAGKMLLDGWKMAYLSNSKIHHSHDYSAIEEFKRYFDIGVFHVNNQWIFEHFGRAESEGFKYLKSELKYTFKHNPLLVPKCLIATGAKLVGYKLGLHYQSLPVGLRKSCSMTKAYWSRA
- a CDS encoding right-handed parallel beta-helix repeat-containing protein; the encoded protein is MIRNIQFFFLMLLALPLAGFCQSDSLKPGKKINVLDKGVLAASENDQTDAIQGVIDQAREGDTVFLPKGTYLVRTILLKSGVNIQSEGTIKHHESAKDGQYSIEKQNSPNPLILGQEVRNISISLKGESKNEGIYLLKSHQIRIYDSELTGDSTKLRAYPGIMTFQCSGVEIANSKIHHFGMPRAETHSYQPGTGVRILSSNTVSIHDSEVYQNGENGVFIHGSRKVEVLNNVIHHNGMSGIQVAFGDSGKEKDYYFSHNVLDENASDAIDINNRSKEKAKDIACLITENITCGNGFVKGESTPDGSGIATLINVSNVLIYKNEAYRNNRPAIYVESCGVILGKGNWADNQVEITLDLDELVLEENRFSSINLIANTKAQKIHLKSNELGSLSLPNGIQVEEFIVENNSFSHGNFNLNLEGKVELIGNKIENSSKNPTILITKADNARIENNEILSQNSSAVILRKTAKNVQIIGNQIKSFNTAIFDDNSKELVVKNNKVTSIAGGKENQAFRSHYPDNLILEGNEYRGIANTETVLFVGKGKASVSNEKMVTGTANYGVVDISGN
- a CDS encoding glycosyltransferase family 4 protein; translated protein: MNRKKKILIDSRWAGNTGIGRLYQEVMKHAPAEASCEFVQSKMGLGSLLSPLMLGEEIKKSSAEVFYSPSFMPPAFSKTPFIFTVHDLMHLFYYSKLHKIYYEQIIARLAPKAKKIITVSHFSKSQLVELLNIPEELIKVIYNGIDNHFLHNEEEFESARPYFLYVGNRRKNKNVPAMLTAFAKARIPNDFMFFLSGNSDPELDSLIGSLGIQKRVRFLGFIEEQDLPKLYKGAHATLFASLMEGFGLPIIESMASGTPVLTSNTSSLPEVAGGAALCVDPTDLSAMASGIEKLVNEEEFYVDCMVKGLARAQEFSWEKTAAETWETILG
- a CDS encoding O-antigen ligase family protein yields the protein MSTPEITLTNQTSVLEGNQWKAISIAETLFLLSLISMFLPVKVYPVIFLVSSFFFYRETPQIKFPNWSIALAVFSTYAVISYLINYPGEPLALTNIIKLVINFSFLFFAINWLGSRENEALINKLDTVLLVVLALSLVQLLIYHQAYDFSLILGSDSSGEASALYRDTLFYWGLDDKNMFGARIALMGFSFIAIPIVLKNKLSIWRIVFVFLVAFLSLSRTPIVALLIGVFLLIWFSVDKKWKIGLVILIAISLPFVLQNVLRVDSLTSSNDGMGIRLVYWKAFFEHFETISPLGNGFLSAPDFLETYADFYRGESHIHNTFLSTYLQMGIVGFISFVAFLIWFIQECWRKTDNPRLWVALFLPILAIMMILYSGYDNDVIMYFCLIFLISSLKEINFKTIKIGL
- a CDS encoding glycosyltransferase family 4 protein, which produces MKILYINSLYSPLIEGGAEISLKLIVEGMKSLGHEVVVLSLMPEKGVKTEQVDGVKVYRAGLQNAYWPYSKAKKNKLARLNWHYQDQSNEKMATVVKEILDTENPDIVSCHNLAGWSAEVWKPIAKAGIPIVQVLHDLYLLCPNSNMFKNEQTCENQCFSCKLLRSNHAEKSKQVSAVVGISNSILQRFIDFGYFSNASKNIIYNTRTIPNPSPKRPRKTEQPIRFGYLGTLSKVKGLEWLIEQFKMLDFGASLSIAGKGDKAYEQHLRVLSSGSAIEFVGYVNSTEFLANIDVLIVPSLWEEPLGMVAIEALANHVPVIANKRGGLQETVKDGVNGLYCFDHSSDSLGAAMRRIYFEPELYNLFSKVARESVAPILDADRLIGEYETVLKQALKKSQTAISK